One region of Endozoicomonas sp. Mp262 genomic DNA includes:
- a CDS encoding cytochrome c-type biogenesis protein CcmH — MINKWLLGLLVTVMLSPAFAVIDTYQFQDSIQEQRFFTLTNELRCPKCQNQSIADSNAPIAQDLRGEVYRLLQEGADDQQVVDFMLSRYGDFVLYRPPLKLETLALWFGPLGLLLLGIITLIMIVRKHTRKKVVESLEVSDGLTQEQRQRLKRIIEVGQERSNR; from the coding sequence ATGATCAACAAGTGGCTGTTGGGCTTGTTAGTGACAGTGATGCTGTCGCCTGCTTTTGCCGTTATTGATACCTACCAGTTCCAGGACAGTATTCAGGAACAGCGTTTTTTTACTCTCACCAATGAGCTGCGCTGCCCGAAGTGCCAGAATCAATCCATAGCTGATTCCAATGCACCTATTGCCCAGGATTTGCGGGGAGAGGTTTATCGGCTATTGCAGGAGGGTGCTGATGATCAACAGGTGGTTGATTTTATGCTGAGCCGCTATGGGGATTTTGTCTTATATCGCCCGCCTTTAAAGCTGGAAACTCTCGCGCTCTGGTTTGGCCCTTTGGGGCTGCTTTTGCTTGGGATAATCACACTCATTATGATTGTCCGAAAACATACCAGGAAAAAAGTAGTTGAATCGCTGGAGGTCAGTGATGGATTGACGCAGGAACAAAGGCAAAGGCTAAAGCGGATTATTGAAGTGGGTCAGGAAAGGAGTAACCGATGA
- a CDS encoding RNA polymerase sigma factor FliA yields MSLLAQAIQENRKVDNELIEAHRPLVKRIANHLAARMPASVQIDDLVQSGMIGLLEAAKKYDAEKGASFETFAGIRIRGAMLDEIRKGDWGPRSVYRNSRRISEAIQAVEAKLGRDARDVEVAAELNVKIDDYYTILSDLRGCRLFSFEELFDSEESRMQASSGDRGPQADIQEEKFKMALIEAIDKLPEREKLVLMLYYDEEMNLKEIGKVLGVSESRVSQIHSQAAVRLRSRLHHWIK; encoded by the coding sequence ATGTCATTATTAGCACAGGCCATTCAGGAAAACCGTAAAGTTGATAATGAATTGATTGAGGCACACCGTCCTTTAGTCAAAAGAATTGCCAATCACCTGGCAGCAAGAATGCCCGCCAGCGTTCAGATTGATGATCTTGTCCAGTCAGGAATGATAGGCTTGCTGGAAGCTGCCAAAAAATACGATGCGGAAAAGGGCGCGAGCTTTGAAACCTTTGCAGGCATCAGAATCCGTGGCGCCATGCTGGATGAAATCCGTAAGGGTGACTGGGGGCCAAGGTCTGTCTACAGGAATAGCAGGCGTATCAGTGAAGCCATTCAGGCGGTTGAGGCCAAGCTGGGAAGGGATGCCCGAGATGTCGAGGTGGCCGCTGAACTCAATGTGAAAATTGATGATTACTATACCATTCTCAGCGATCTTAGAGGATGCCGGTTATTCAGTTTCGAAGAACTGTTTGATAGTGAAGAGTCTCGTATGCAGGCCAGTTCTGGTGACAGGGGGCCACAGGCGGATATTCAGGAAGAAAAATTTAAGATGGCGCTTATTGAAGCTATTGATAAATTGCCTGAACGAGAAAAGCTGGTATTAATGCTTTATTATGATGAGGAAATGAATCTAAAAGAAATTGGCAAAGTTCTTGGGGTTAGTGAATCAAGGGTTAGCCAAATTCATTCTCAGGCTGCGGTAAGGTTAAGGTCAAGATTGCATCACTGGATAAAGTGA
- a CDS encoding heme ABC transporter permease has translation MNWTFFHKLGSPRWFFKISGKWLPGLSVASAVILLIGLVWGLAYAPTDYLQGNSYRIIFIHVPSAFLAQAIYIMMAAAAVVVMVWKIKLADMALATLAPIGASFTLLALVTGAIWGKPTWGTWWVWDARLTSMLILLFLYIGLIALRQGLRVNVASRACAILTLVGVVNIPIIKFSVEWWNTLHQGATLTLTEKPAMALEMLLPLLICIAGFYLFFTLVFLMRMRVEILDRERRTHWVRHLSP, from the coding sequence ATGAACTGGACGTTTTTTCACAAGCTGGGTTCTCCCCGGTGGTTTTTTAAGATCAGTGGCAAATGGCTACCAGGCCTATCCGTAGCATCGGCAGTTATTCTTTTGATAGGCCTTGTCTGGGGGCTGGCCTATGCGCCAACAGACTATCTTCAGGGAAACAGTTACCGAATTATTTTTATTCATGTACCGTCGGCATTTCTTGCCCAGGCAATCTATATCATGATGGCTGCCGCCGCAGTGGTGGTTATGGTCTGGAAAATCAAACTGGCTGATATGGCACTTGCCACCCTGGCTCCTATTGGCGCATCGTTTACCTTGCTGGCGTTAGTGACGGGGGCTATTTGGGGTAAGCCAACCTGGGGAACCTGGTGGGTTTGGGATGCCCGTTTAACTTCCATGCTGATTCTTCTGTTTTTATATATTGGTCTTATCGCTCTGAGACAAGGGCTTAGAGTGAATGTGGCATCCAGGGCCTGCGCTATTTTGACCCTGGTGGGAGTGGTTAATATTCCAATTATTAAATTTTCGGTGGAGTGGTGGAATACCCTGCATCAGGGAGCCACCCTGACACTTACAGAAAAACCGGCAATGGCTTTGGAAATGCTGCTGCCCCTGCTGATTTGTATCGCAGGCTTTTACTTATTTTTTACTCTCGTGTTTTTGATGCGCATGAGGGTTGAGATTTTGGATCGCGAGCGGAGGACTCACTGGGTTCGCCATTTGAGCCCCTAG
- the ccmB gene encoding heme exporter protein CcmB: MSSSNEIDMSNFRAFVSLVRRELLLSVRTPGSVANPLFFFLMIASLFPLGITPERGTLSELAGGAVWIGALLAVLLSLDSLFKNDQQDGSLEQLLLSPYPLPLLVLAKVSAHWLTSGFCITLMAPLLGLILHLPSTASKALFLSLFLGTPLLSLAGAIGAALTVRVQQGGILMTLLSLPLYIPVLIFGTSGVRAAMDGLPYMGHLLWLATFLVLGLCLAPLAIAAALRVVCD; the protein is encoded by the coding sequence ATGAGTAGCAGTAATGAAATTGATATGAGTAATTTTAGAGCTTTTGTCTCTCTTGTTAGGCGAGAGCTGTTGCTTTCAGTGAGGACTCCGGGAAGTGTTGCCAATCCCCTGTTTTTCTTTCTGATGATCGCATCATTGTTCCCTCTGGGAATAACCCCTGAAAGGGGAACACTCTCTGAACTGGCAGGGGGGGCTGTCTGGATAGGTGCGTTATTGGCTGTTTTATTGTCTCTCGACAGCCTGTTTAAAAATGACCAACAGGACGGTTCCCTTGAGCAGTTGCTTTTGTCGCCTTATCCGCTGCCTTTACTGGTTCTGGCTAAGGTATCAGCACACTGGCTGACTTCCGGGTTTTGTATCACTTTAATGGCTCCGCTGCTGGGGTTGATACTCCATTTGCCTTCAACAGCTTCAAAAGCTTTGTTTTTAAGCCTTTTTTTAGGTACGCCTCTGCTGAGTCTGGCTGGTGCCATAGGTGCGGCGTTAACAGTCCGGGTACAACAGGGAGGGATCTTGATGACGCTACTGTCACTGCCCTTGTATATTCCAGTCTTAATTTTTGGAACCAGTGGGGTTCGGGCGGCAATGGATGGTTTACCCTACATGGGGCATTTATTGTGGCTGGCAACGTTCCTGGTTTTAGGATTATGTCTTGCACCATTGGCAATTGCAGCAGCATTAAGGGTAGTATGCGACTAA
- the ccmE gene encoding cytochrome c maturation protein CcmE, protein MNAVRRQRLILLLLLVAGIGIAVALALFALRENINHYYSPSQIVNGEAPVNKTIRGGGLVVHGSVDRDKNSLKVSFKITDGAGVVTVIYDGILPDLFKEGQGIVALGKLNSEKQFIAREVLAKHDENYMPPEVQKAIDEVHPKGKAAGGVGYGS, encoded by the coding sequence ATGAATGCTGTACGACGACAAAGGCTTATTCTGCTGTTATTACTGGTGGCGGGTATTGGTATTGCTGTTGCTCTGGCACTGTTTGCCCTCAGGGAGAACATCAATCACTATTACTCGCCTTCACAAATTGTCAATGGCGAAGCCCCGGTTAATAAAACCATAAGGGGAGGCGGGCTTGTTGTTCATGGCTCAGTGGATCGTGACAAGAACAGTCTTAAGGTTAGTTTTAAAATCACGGATGGTGCAGGGGTTGTTACTGTCATTTATGACGGGATTTTGCCTGATCTGTTTAAAGAGGGGCAGGGTATTGTTGCCCTTGGAAAACTGAATAGTGAAAAGCAGTTTATAGCCAGGGAAGTGTTGGCCAAGCATGATGAAAACTATATGCCGCCAGAAGTGCAGAAGGCCATTGATGAAGTCCACCCCAAGGGTAAGGCTGCCGGAGGGGTAGGTTATGGTTCCTGA
- a CDS encoding rhodanese-like domain-containing protein yields the protein MKWISLVVGVIGSLYVHSVSAQEAPVNIKGVITINSHQAKRLHELGALFIDVRPYKQWRWGHVDGSHSLDLRGGFRQLFMEGTLNKQTPIVIYGNSTYHMRGAIGSYLAALWGYKKIFFFRDGYYSWLALDYPVTLTSDGLVDEQLSKRSQY from the coding sequence ATGAAATGGATTTCTTTAGTGGTTGGGGTTATTGGTTCCCTGTATGTCCACTCTGTATCTGCCCAGGAAGCTCCGGTTAATATTAAAGGTGTTATTACCATAAATAGTCATCAGGCTAAACGTTTACATGAGCTGGGGGCATTATTTATTGATGTCCGGCCCTACAAGCAATGGCGTTGGGGGCATGTTGACGGTTCCCATAGCCTGGATCTTAGAGGTGGCTTCAGGCAGTTGTTTATGGAAGGCACCTTGAATAAGCAGACACCTATCGTGATTTATGGAAATAGTACCTATCACATGAGAGGTGCCATCGGCAGTTATCTTGCTGCACTTTGGGGCTATAAAAAGATTTTCTTTTTCAGGGATGGATACTATTCCTGGCTTGCCCTGGACTATCCCGTCACCCTGACATCAGATGGCCTGGTTGATGAGCAGCTGTCAAAGCGGTCACAGTATTGA
- the ccmD gene encoding heme exporter protein CcmD: protein MYFVDLNSFMIMGGHGLYVWSAYGCALLILVYNLISPIIARKRILFRIKQQIRVQQGRERTVRSSITSTSKMPGHTEDKPAVERSGEQ, encoded by the coding sequence ATGTATTTTGTGGACCTTAACAGTTTTATGATAATGGGGGGGCATGGTCTCTATGTTTGGTCTGCCTACGGCTGTGCCTTGCTGATACTGGTGTATAACCTGATTTCACCCATCATAGCCAGGAAAAGAATTCTGTTCAGGATAAAACAGCAAATAAGAGTGCAACAGGGTAGAGAGCGAACTGTGCGCTCATCCATTACCTCAACTTCAAAAATGCCTGGTCATACTGAAGATAAGCCAGCAGTTGAAAGGAGCGGTGAGCAATGA
- a CDS encoding sigma-54 dependent transcriptional regulator — protein METADQVLIIDDAQQRRHDLSTVLHFMGYKPVTISAAYWEESISMHRPETFSTIFLGDFLEAESSLQGILARIQRWGAGIPVIRIHEPLPDNLQAAFKRQIVARLDWPCSKAQLLSCMHYGQVYREQWRQTHQIGAAQQQLELFRGLVGKSEPIRNVRSAMAQVSDRDVNVLITGESGTGKEVVARNLHEHSSRSDQPFVPVNCGAIPNELLESELFGHEKGSFTGAVATRKGRFELAQGGTLFLDEIGDMPLHMQVKLLRVLQERTFERVGGTESIEVDVRIIAATHKNLEEMIEKGTFREDLYYRLNVFPIEMPALRDRPEDIPLMLNELIRAMEKQGRGSIRLGSSSILSLCRHDWQGNVREMANLLERLAIMYPYGVIGVQDLPEDYRHLNAQDHDDGGMADLFPDSIQPAGTGRVDDLAVLPVGGLNLKDFLTRLEKSLIQQALNDCNNVVARAADKLQIRRTTLVEKMRKYGMHRYEETVKS, from the coding sequence ATGGAGACAGCTGATCAGGTACTAATCATTGATGATGCGCAGCAGCGTCGTCATGATTTAAGCACCGTACTCCATTTTATGGGGTACAAGCCCGTTACTATAAGTGCTGCATACTGGGAGGAGTCTATCAGTATGCACAGGCCGGAAACCTTCAGTACTATTTTCCTTGGTGATTTTCTCGAGGCAGAAAGCTCTTTACAGGGTATTCTTGCGAGAATACAGCGCTGGGGAGCGGGTATTCCGGTTATTCGCATCCATGAACCCCTTCCGGATAACCTGCAGGCTGCATTCAAGCGTCAGATCGTTGCGCGGTTGGACTGGCCCTGTTCCAAGGCGCAGCTGTTGTCATGCATGCACTATGGTCAGGTTTATCGTGAGCAGTGGCGACAAACCCATCAGATTGGTGCTGCCCAGCAACAGCTGGAACTATTCCGGGGTCTTGTGGGGAAAAGTGAACCCATTCGGAATGTTCGTTCTGCCATGGCCCAGGTGTCGGATCGGGATGTGAATGTATTAATCACCGGGGAATCTGGTACCGGCAAGGAAGTGGTGGCCAGAAATCTGCATGAACATTCCAGTCGCAGTGATCAGCCTTTTGTACCGGTTAACTGTGGTGCTATCCCCAATGAACTTTTGGAAAGTGAATTGTTTGGTCATGAGAAAGGCTCGTTTACCGGTGCTGTTGCCACACGGAAAGGGCGTTTTGAATTGGCTCAGGGAGGCACATTATTCCTGGATGAAATCGGGGATATGCCCCTGCATATGCAGGTTAAGCTGCTGCGGGTTTTGCAGGAAAGAACCTTTGAGCGGGTTGGTGGAACTGAATCCATAGAGGTTGATGTGCGGATTATTGCTGCCACCCACAAAAATCTTGAAGAGATGATTGAAAAAGGCACTTTCCGTGAGGACCTTTATTACCGTCTCAATGTATTCCCCATAGAAATGCCCGCGCTGCGTGATCGACCGGAAGATATCCCGTTGATGCTGAATGAGCTGATTCGGGCCATGGAGAAGCAGGGACGGGGATCCATTCGCCTGGGTTCTTCCTCTATTCTCTCTCTGTGTCGACATGACTGGCAGGGGAATGTCAGGGAAATGGCAAATCTGCTTGAACGTCTGGCTATCATGTATCCCTATGGTGTGATTGGTGTTCAGGATCTGCCTGAGGACTATCGTCACCTGAATGCCCAGGACCATGATGATGGTGGCATGGCTGATTTATTTCCTGACAGTATTCAGCCGGCAGGAACGGGAAGGGTGGATGATCTTGCCGTATTGCCGGTGGGTGGATTGAATCTGAAGGATTTTCTCACCCGCCTGGAGAAAAGCCTGATACAGCAGGCTTTGAATGACTGTAATAATGTGGTGGCAAGAGCGGCGGATAAGTTGCAAATTCGCAGGACTACATTGGTGGAGAAGATGCGAAAGTATGGCATGCATCGCTATGAAGAGACGGTTAAGAGTTAG
- a CDS encoding heme lyase CcmF/NrfE family subunit — MVPELGLLALILALCLSLVLSVIPLAGSYTGNRRWMQQARPLAYGQCLFVLFAFLCLVWSFLTDDFSVDYVARHSNSLLPTQYKVSATWGGHEGSLLLWVLTLTGWMAVVALKSRRLPLELAARVLSVMAMVSIGFLLFMLLTSNPFARILPFPPADGADLNPLLQDFGLIVHPPMLYMGYVGFAVAFAFAIAALLGGQLDSAWARWVRPWTTVAWCFLTLGIALGSWWAYYELGWGGWWFWDPVENASLIPWLVGTALMHSLAVTEKRGLFKSWTLLLAIFTFSLSLLGTFLVRSGVLTSVHAFANDPERGIFILIYLLVVVGCSLTLFAIRAPEVNSRIKFSWLSRETLLLVNNVLLTVSAATVLLGTLFPLLLESLDMGMVSVGPPYFNSLFVPMAMLLAFTLGVGVLLNWKSSSLSWLLAQTRWLFLASLMAGFLFSLFYGKHFIISEWLAIALVAWIVLAIIRDLLNKTRHQGFCTGLRRLKPAYYGMHLAHFGLAVMIIGVAVSSGYSLQKDLRMTPGDRVSLGDYQFQFKGVERQVGPNYISEFGTVTVHRGERLVSVLHPEKRLFQVQGMPMTEAAIDPGLTRDIYVALGEALDDQGSWALRIYIKPFVRWIWLGALLMALGGAIAVADRRYRTRLRSPLMAAAPDSTAQWIKPELTGGKA, encoded by the coding sequence ATGGTTCCTGAACTTGGCTTATTGGCCTTGATACTGGCCCTGTGTCTTTCACTGGTGTTGTCAGTGATCCCCCTGGCAGGAAGCTATACCGGTAATCGCCGCTGGATGCAGCAGGCGAGGCCTCTGGCCTATGGTCAATGCCTGTTTGTTTTGTTTGCCTTTCTTTGTCTGGTCTGGTCATTTTTGACGGATGATTTCTCGGTGGACTATGTGGCCCGGCATTCCAATAGTCTGTTGCCTACTCAGTATAAAGTCAGTGCTACCTGGGGAGGTCATGAAGGTTCTCTCTTGCTCTGGGTGTTAACCCTCACCGGCTGGATGGCTGTGGTGGCGCTAAAGAGTCGTCGTTTACCCTTGGAGCTTGCTGCAAGGGTGCTTTCAGTTATGGCAATGGTATCCATTGGCTTCCTGCTATTTATGCTGCTGACCTCTAACCCATTCGCAAGAATTTTGCCATTTCCACCGGCGGATGGGGCCGATTTGAATCCGCTGCTACAGGATTTTGGCCTGATTGTGCACCCTCCCATGTTGTATATGGGGTATGTTGGTTTTGCGGTTGCCTTTGCCTTTGCCATAGCCGCTTTACTGGGGGGACAGCTGGATAGTGCCTGGGCACGATGGGTTCGTCCCTGGACCACCGTTGCCTGGTGTTTTCTGACATTGGGAATTGCCTTGGGGAGCTGGTGGGCTTATTACGAATTAGGCTGGGGAGGCTGGTGGTTCTGGGACCCGGTGGAAAATGCCTCTCTTATTCCCTGGCTGGTGGGAACGGCCTTGATGCACTCGCTGGCTGTGACAGAAAAGCGGGGACTGTTTAAAAGCTGGACCCTGTTGCTGGCTATTTTTACTTTTTCTCTCAGTTTGTTGGGAACCTTCCTGGTGCGCTCCGGTGTCTTGACCTCTGTCCATGCCTTTGCCAATGATCCGGAACGTGGGATCTTTATCTTAATTTATTTGCTGGTTGTTGTGGGGTGCTCATTAACCTTGTTTGCCATCAGGGCACCTGAAGTTAACAGCCGGATTAAATTTTCCTGGCTGTCACGGGAAACCCTTTTGTTAGTGAATAATGTGCTACTGACGGTGAGTGCTGCCACTGTCTTGCTGGGTACGTTATTTCCCCTTTTGCTGGAATCCCTGGATATGGGCATGGTTTCAGTGGGACCTCCCTATTTCAACAGCCTGTTTGTACCTATGGCGATGTTATTGGCCTTTACTCTGGGGGTGGGGGTTTTGCTGAACTGGAAAAGTAGCTCTCTCTCATGGCTATTGGCACAGACCCGGTGGCTTTTTCTTGCCAGTTTGATGGCCGGTTTTCTGTTTAGCCTGTTTTATGGGAAGCATTTTATTATCAGTGAATGGCTGGCCATAGCCCTGGTTGCCTGGATTGTATTAGCCATTATCAGGGATTTGTTGAATAAGACCCGTCATCAAGGTTTTTGCACCGGACTCAGACGATTAAAACCTGCTTATTACGGCATGCATCTGGCTCACTTTGGGCTTGCGGTCATGATCATTGGGGTTGCTGTCAGCTCAGGGTATAGCCTGCAAAAAGACCTGAGAATGACACCTGGTGACCGGGTTTCCCTGGGAGACTATCAGTTTCAGTTTAAGGGTGTTGAACGACAGGTTGGTCCTAATTATATCTCTGAATTTGGCACGGTTACTGTGCATCGAGGTGAGCGACTGGTTTCTGTTTTGCATCCGGAAAAAAGGCTGTTTCAGGTACAGGGTATGCCCATGACGGAAGCCGCTATTGATCCGGGGCTGACCCGGGATATTTATGTTGCCCTGGGTGAGGCGCTGGATGATCAGGGCAGCTGGGCGCTCAGAATTTATATCAAGCCTTTTGTGCGCTGGATCTGGCTGGGTGCCTTATTGATGGCCCTGGGAGGTGCCATTGCCGTTGCTGACCGGAGATACCGAACCCGGTTACGCAGTCCTTTGATGGCAGCTGCACCGGATTCAACGGCACAGTGGATCAAGCCTGAATTAACAGGAGGAAAGGCATGA
- the ccmI gene encoding c-type cytochrome biogenesis protein CcmI, whose amino-acid sequence MMFLAVASLLILVAVAFVVAPLIFRKNTPVIAGEDSCQQHANLASFNEQRSDIESRVASGLLRLPDAEELKLELEKKLLNEISSAQHAKPSRLKVAGVIPALIMGLLVPTVSLGLYSQLGAHTELEVTRLLGQESATTEQVNDALKRWVEKKPDNAQALYLLGSNYFSMGRIDEAVEIYRTLYRQSDKNSRVSSELAQALFLQESNMMTFEVRQLYQEALALDPANTTALGLQGIDAFGQQRYRDAVIAWQTALKNERDPIARQALVTGIAKARALSGEKLSQIRVRVAITPELKKLPANTRVIVFARESGTKKPPIAAVPVTLGELPMEIVLDDQSAMMMGGGTLSGVAVVDVFARISLSGDVKEADYQAVVEAVKPSGNTLVKVFLGETD is encoded by the coding sequence ATGATGTTTCTGGCAGTGGCTTCCCTTTTAATTCTGGTTGCAGTGGCTTTTGTTGTTGCACCGCTGATCTTCAGGAAAAACACACCGGTAATAGCGGGTGAAGATAGCTGCCAGCAACACGCTAATCTGGCCAGCTTTAATGAACAACGAAGTGATATTGAATCAAGGGTTGCCAGCGGTCTGTTGCGCTTACCGGATGCAGAAGAGTTGAAGCTTGAGCTTGAGAAAAAGCTGCTGAATGAGATATCTAGTGCTCAACATGCTAAACCATCCCGTTTAAAAGTGGCGGGTGTTATACCTGCGCTGATTATGGGGCTGCTGGTTCCGACGGTCTCCCTGGGGCTATACAGTCAGCTGGGTGCCCATACCGAACTGGAAGTGACACGGTTGCTGGGTCAGGAGAGCGCTACCACTGAACAGGTCAATGATGCCTTGAAACGCTGGGTTGAGAAAAAGCCGGATAATGCCCAGGCTCTTTATCTACTGGGCAGTAATTATTTCTCCATGGGGCGGATTGATGAGGCGGTTGAAATATATCGGACACTGTACCGGCAATCAGATAAAAATTCCCGGGTTTCATCTGAACTGGCTCAGGCGCTATTCCTTCAGGAGAGCAATATGATGACTTTTGAAGTGCGGCAGCTGTATCAGGAGGCGCTGGCCCTTGACCCTGCCAATACCACGGCTCTCGGGTTACAAGGCATTGATGCTTTCGGACAGCAACGTTACCGTGATGCGGTTATAGCCTGGCAAACAGCCTTGAAAAATGAACGAGACCCGATAGCCCGTCAGGCGTTAGTTACCGGCATTGCCAAAGCCAGGGCACTCAGCGGTGAAAAACTATCGCAAATCAGGGTTAGGGTGGCCATTACTCCGGAATTAAAAAAACTCCCGGCCAATACCCGGGTGATCGTCTTTGCCCGGGAAAGCGGTACGAAAAAACCGCCTATTGCTGCGGTTCCTGTTACTTTGGGTGAACTACCCATGGAAATAGTATTGGACGATCAGTCTGCCATGATGATGGGCGGCGGGACTTTATCTGGTGTTGCTGTTGTGGATGTTTTTGCTCGAATTAGTCTAAGTGGTGATGTGAAAGAAGCCGACTATCAGGCTGTGGTGGAAGCTGTGAAGCCTTCAGGAAATACGTTAGTTAAGGTGTTCCTTGGTGAAACTGATTAA
- a CDS encoding DsbE family thiol:disulfide interchange protein codes for MKRWQMFLPLIIFLGLCLLLYMGLFRDKQGELPSALLNQPLPAFQLATVEGDDRIITEKDLIGEVALVNVWATWCISCRVEHPFLVKLAERGIPIYGVNYKDETASAKKWLKELHNPYRFSISDPQGKLGIDLGVYGAPETYLIDRKGIIRYKHVGVVDEKLWSNTLKPHYDALLNVEQEDKGQ; via the coding sequence ATGAAGCGCTGGCAGATGTTTTTGCCTTTGATTATTTTCCTTGGGCTTTGCTTGCTACTTTATATGGGACTATTCAGGGATAAACAGGGGGAGCTGCCTTCAGCACTTCTTAACCAGCCTTTACCGGCTTTTCAGTTGGCCACCGTTGAGGGTGATGACCGGATTATCACCGAGAAAGACCTTATTGGCGAAGTTGCCTTGGTTAATGTTTGGGCCACCTGGTGTATTTCCTGCCGGGTTGAGCACCCTTTTCTGGTTAAACTGGCAGAGCGTGGAATACCCATTTATGGCGTGAATTATAAGGATGAGACAGCATCTGCAAAGAAATGGCTAAAAGAACTGCATAACCCCTATCGATTCAGTATCAGTGACCCTCAGGGAAAACTGGGTATTGACCTGGGGGTCTATGGCGCTCCCGAAACCTATTTGATTGATAGAAAGGGGATTATTCGCTACAAGCATGTGGGTGTGGTTGATGAGAAGCTTTGGAGTAATACCCTGAAACCTCATTATGATGCGCTGCTTAACGTGGAACAGGAGGATAAGGGGCAATGA
- a CDS encoding P-loop NTPase, whose translation MTSKTKRVIAVAGCKGGVGKTFVSVNLALALSELGQRVVLMDGNLSVPDVGTTLGLDFNSSLSTPENNSSFWDGEILSGPSGLTVLAPASGPMWRQSIGINDTVKMISKLEQLASSLDTLIIDTAPGMAPDNVTLIQAAGEILIVTNQDILSLLDAARLIRLLNRIYEVRRFGIVVNAVTSKKTGSGQFERLQNILREDSQIILSYLGSIPFDKAVPEALNHQQALLERSPDCRASRAFQRLAHQVKAVPAPMPRGSIEIFMPTRVKEGV comes from the coding sequence ATGACCTCCAAAACCAAACGCGTGATTGCTGTGGCGGGTTGTAAAGGTGGTGTCGGAAAAACGTTTGTATCTGTGAACCTTGCACTGGCTCTTTCTGAACTTGGACAACGGGTGGTACTGATGGATGGTAATTTATCAGTACCAGATGTTGGAACCACCCTGGGGCTGGATTTTAATTCCAGCTTGAGTACACCTGAAAACAATAGCAGTTTCTGGGATGGGGAAATCCTTTCCGGGCCCTCGGGGCTAACGGTACTGGCTCCGGCAAGTGGCCCCATGTGGCGTCAGTCTATCGGTATTAACGATACGGTAAAGATGATCAGCAAGCTTGAACAGCTGGCATCGTCCCTTGATACCCTGATTATTGATACGGCGCCGGGGATGGCTCCCGATAATGTCACTTTGATTCAGGCTGCCGGAGAAATCCTTATTGTCACTAATCAGGATATTCTTTCCCTGCTGGATGCTGCCCGACTGATTCGACTGCTAAACAGGATATATGAGGTGCGTCGCTTTGGTATTGTTGTGAATGCAGTGACCAGCAAAAAGACAGGGTCAGGACAATTTGAACGACTTCAGAATATTTTAAGAGAAGATAGCCAGATTATTTTGAGCTATCTCGGTTCCATTCCTTTTGATAAGGCGGTTCCAGAGGCCTTAAACCATCAACAGGCATTATTGGAGCGGTCACCGGATTGTCGGGCTTCCCGTGCGTTTCAGCGGCTTGCTCATCAGGTGAAAGCGGTTCCTGCTCCCATGCCCAGGGGAAGTATTGAAATTTTTATGCCAACAAGAGTTAAGGAGGGAGTTTAG
- the ccmA gene encoding cytochrome c biogenesis heme-transporting ATPase CcmA, with translation MLEVANLECERDDRMLFADLSFSVMPGETLQVEGCNGSGKTTLLKILAGLTQDYQGTVLWGKDLLNKNYAEFRLACHFIGHYPGIKNELSPMENLTWRQSISGRKLSNNFTDALAEADLAGYEYIPCGSLSAGQQRRVALAGLLVSDARLWILDEPFTAIDSSGIDWVERLLEQHARQGGMTVITSHQALSESLAGLRTIRLDQYSGIQV, from the coding sequence TTGCTCGAAGTTGCTAATTTGGAATGTGAGCGAGATGACAGGATGCTGTTCGCTGACCTCTCTTTTTCAGTCATGCCAGGGGAAACATTACAGGTTGAAGGCTGTAATGGTTCAGGTAAAACGACACTGCTTAAAATTCTTGCGGGTTTGACCCAGGACTATCAGGGGACAGTTCTTTGGGGTAAGGACTTGCTTAATAAAAATTATGCGGAGTTTCGTCTGGCCTGTCATTTCATAGGACATTATCCTGGTATAAAAAATGAACTGTCGCCTATGGAAAACCTTACCTGGCGCCAGAGTATTTCAGGTCGAAAATTATCGAATAATTTCACCGATGCACTAGCAGAAGCCGATCTTGCCGGGTATGAATATATACCCTGTGGCTCGCTCTCGGCAGGACAACAGCGCCGTGTGGCCTTGGCGGGCTTATTGGTGAGTGATGCCCGCCTGTGGATTCTGGATGAGCCTTTTACGGCTATTGATAGCAGCGGAATAGACTGGGTCGAGCGTTTACTTGAGCAGCATGCCCGGCAGGGGGGGATGACAGTAATAACCAGTCACCAGGCACTTTCTGAGTCCTTGGCTGGCCTTAGAACGATCAGGCTCGATCAGTATTCTGGAATACAGGTATGA